A single genomic interval of Panthera tigris isolate Pti1 chromosome E3, P.tigris_Pti1_mat1.1, whole genome shotgun sequence harbors:
- the SBDS gene encoding ribosome maturation protein SBDS: MSIFTPTNQIRLTNVAVVRMKRAGKRFEIACYKNKVVGWRSGVEKDLDEVLQTHSVFVNVSKGQVAKKEDLISAFGTDDQTEICKQILTKGEVQVSDKERHTQLEQMFRDIATIVADKCVNPETKRPYTVILIERAMKDIHYSVKTNKSTKQQALEVIKQLKEKMKIERAHMRLRFLLPVNEGKKLKEKLKPLIKVIESEDYSQQLEIVCLIDPGCFREIDELIKKETKGKGSLEVLNLKDVEEGDEKFE; this comes from the exons ATGTCGATCTTCACCCCCACCAACCAGATCCGCCTAACCAATGTGGCCGTGGTACGGATGAAGCGCGCCGGGAAGCGCTTCGAAATCGCCTGCTACAAGAACAAAGTCGTCGGCTGGCGGAGCGGCGT GGAAAAAGACCTTGATGAAGTTCTACAGACCCACTCAGTGTTTGTAAATGTTTCTAAAGGTCAAGTTGCAAAGAAGGAAGATCTGATCAGTGCATTTGGAACAGATGACCAGACAGAAATCTGTAAGCAG attttgacTAAAGGAGAGGTTCAAGTATCAGATAAAGAACGGCATACACAGCTGGAGCAGATGTTCAGGGACATTGCAACCATTGTGGCCGACAAGTGTGTGAACCCTGAAACAAAGAGACCGTACACTGTTATCCTTATAGAGAGAGCCATGAAGGACATCCACTATTCAGTCAAAACCAATAAAAGTACAAAACAGCAG GCTTTGGAAGTGATAAAGCAGTTAAAGGAGAAGATGAAGATCGAACGTGCTCACATGAGACTTCGGTTCCTTCTTCCAGTGAATGAAGGgaagaagctgaaagaaaagCTGAAGCCCCTAATCAAGGTTATAGAAAGCGAAGACTACAGTCAGCAGTTAGAAAtt GTGTGTCTGATTGACCCAGGCTGCTTCAGAGAAATCGATGAGCTcataaaaaaggagacaaaaggcAAAGGTTCTCTGGAAGTGCTCAACCTGAAGGACGTGGAAGAAGGGGATGAGAAATTTGAATGA